The Gemmatimonas aurantiaca T-27 DNA segment CGGTGAAAGCATCCGCGTGACCGATCCGGCGAAGTTCTGGGGCGTGTCGCGCTACCTGATCATCGCCGAGAAGTAAGACCTCATCGGCTCGGCAAACAAACGCGGCGCGCATCGTGATGATGCGCGCCGCGTTTGTTTGTGTGATGCACGGACTATGTCAGACGTGTGGCAACTCACGATCGCCGATGTCTCCACCTTCCCGGTGCCACAGCAACTCTTCGGCGCTCATCGGGCGAATGGCCAGATCCACGGCCAGCCAGGTGGTCTTGGAGAAGGGGTAACACAACACGCAGCCGGCCAGCATCAGGAAGCCCGTCACGTACGTGATGACATCCCAGGGTGGATTCGGCCAGGTGGCGATGACGAACGTGCCCACGCAAAACGCGAGGATCAGTTCGACCGCAATGAGGTTGAAGAGGTACGCGCCAACAAAGTAGTCCCCTTCCCCCCGCTCGAGCCGCAACCCACACGTGGGACAATTGGGCTTGAGGGCGAAGAAGCTCTTGAAAATGCCACCGCCGCCGCAATGCGGGCAGCGCAGCCGGACAGCACGGGTAATGAGCTGCCAGGTGGTCGCACGGGTCGTAGTTGGGCTCATCGTTCTGGAAGTGTGCCGAGGAACTCGGCGAGATACTTGCCCCAGATGCGCGGCTGCGAATGCGTACCGTGTCCACGCGTTTCCGGGGTGATGGGCAGCAGGATGAACCGGGTCCCCGGCATCTGCGCCGCGAATTTCTCGGCCATGCCCAGCTCAGGCGGGTTCACCTGATCATCGGCCGAGTTGATGAACAACGCCGGTGCCTTGATCTCTCCGAGACGGGCCGACGGGTCGTAGTCGCGCGACGCATCGAACTGGTAGAGAAAATCATTGGCATCGGTGGTACGCATCCGTGCATCGAGGTACGCGCGGATGACCGAGTCGGCCTTCTCGCGTGTGGGCGCCTGTGCCTGCTGCACGAGTGGCGCGCTCGACATCATGTACAGCAGCATCTGCGCCGACTTGAGGCCGGGCGGCTGCATCTTGTATTCCCCGCCGAGCCACGCCGGATCGTCCCGGATGGCGTCCATGGCCATTGTGCGGATCATGCGATTGCGACCGGCGATCTGCGCGGGCACACAGGCGAGCGGGGCCAGCCCGTCCATGAAGGCCGGGTAGGTATATCCCCATACCCAGGCATGCATGCAGCCCATGGAGGTGCCCATGATCAGGCGCAGGTGGTTCACCCCGAGGTGTTCCGTCAGCAGCCGATACTGGGCCGTCACCATGTCCGCATAGCCGTACTTGGGGAACCGGGCGTGCGGGCCGTCGCTGGGTTTGGAGGACCCGCCATGGCCGATGCCATCCGGCAGGATCACGTAGTAGCGGCTGCTGTCGAGCAACTGGCCAGGGCCGAACAGCTCCCCGGCATAGGTGGGGCTCAGGAATGACCGC contains these protein-coding regions:
- a CDS encoding DUF983 domain-containing protein translates to MSPTTTRATTWQLITRAVRLRCPHCGGGGIFKSFFALKPNCPTCGLRLERGEGDYFVGAYLFNLIAVELILAFCVGTFVIATWPNPPWDVITYVTGFLMLAGCVLCYPFSKTTWLAVDLAIRPMSAEELLWHREGGDIGDRELPHV
- a CDS encoding alpha/beta fold hydrolase; translation: MRCALSLLLVGPTLANAQPPAGSGAGWAQAGKQGDAVLRNVTFVDGRSLPELRIHYTTLGTPRKDTRGIVRNAVMILHGTGGSGRSFLSPTYAGELFGPGQLLDSSRYYVILPDGIGHGGSSKPSDGPHARFPKYGYADMVTAQYRLLTEHLGVNHLRLIMGTSMGCMHAWVWGYTYPAFMDGLAPLACVPAQIAGRNRMIRTMAMDAIRDDPAWLGGEYKMQPPGLKSAQMLLYMMSSAPLVQQAQAPTREKADSVIRAYLDARMRTTDANDFLYQFDASRDYDPSARLGEIKAPALFINSADDQVNPPELGMAEKFAAQMPGTRFILLPITPETRGHGTHSQPRIWGKYLAEFLGTLPER